Proteins found in one Telopea speciosissima isolate NSW1024214 ecotype Mountain lineage unplaced genomic scaffold, Tspe_v1 Tspe_v1.0016, whole genome shotgun sequence genomic segment:
- the LOC122647268 gene encoding uncharacterized protein LOC122647268, whose product MIKFEQALNDKVLELQDQLQEVIKGKNQASIHNFHFTTDLAFTDEVRLEPHPRGFKMPTIEQYAGTMDTEDHLETFKSLLFFQGASDAIMCRAFPSTLKGAACQWFSSLPPRSFSNFTALGRAFLAYFISSRVHKKTTANLLAIKQQPEESIRNFLIGFNKEAPQVQNLDPVVKFQALHSGIRDVELKKSLIMDEPGDMYELFSRCEKYINLAEVLVAERKDKTEKKAQGKKEEISREIGAKHS is encoded by the coding sequence ATGATAAAGTTTGAACAAGCCCTGAACGACAAGGTCTTGGAACTCCAAGATCAGCTACAAGAAGTCATAAAAGGAAAGAACCAGGCCTCAATTCATAACTTTCATTTTACTACAGATCTGGCATTTACAGATGAGGTGCGGCTCGAACCCCACCCAAGAGGGTTCAAGATGCCAACCATAGAGCAATATGCCGGCACCATGGACACAGAGGATCACCTGGAAACTTTCAAGTCCCTCCTGTTCTTTCAAGGAGCTTCAGACGCTATAATGTGCAGAGCTTTCCCCTCCACTTTGAAGGGGGCAGCGTGCCAATGGTTTTCTAGTCTCCCTCCACGATCTTTCTCTAATTTCACAGCTCTGGGGCGAGCCTTCTTGGCTTACTTCATAAGCAGTAGGGTACACAAGAAAACAACTGCCAATCTTTTGGCTATAAAGCAGCAACCTGAAGAATCCATTAGAAATTTTCTTATAGGATTCAATAAAGAAGCCCCGCAGGTGCAAAACTTGGATCCTGTGGTGAAGTTTCAAGCTCTACATAGCGGAATCCGAGATGTCGAGTTGAAAAAGTCCTTGATTATGGATGAACCAGGAGACATGTATGAATTATTCTCAAGATGTGAAAAGTACATCAACTTGGCTGAAGTTCTTGTGGCagagagaaaagataaaacCGAGAAGAAAGCTcaggggaagaaggaagagatctCTCGAGAGATCGGCGCAAAACACAGCTGA